Genomic window (Ostrea edulis chromosome 9, xbOstEdul1.1, whole genome shotgun sequence):
TTCATGTTGTCTGGGTTCTGTTGATCTAAGGTAGaattaacagaaataaaatgaatgttttgTCTTTTCCAGCTCCATTCTGTGTAGCGCTCGGAGAACTCTTCACCCAGAGGAAGGTAGTGCTTGTGGGCAGTACCATAGGCTTCGTCATGGTGTCCCTATCATCATTTCTAATCAGAATCGAATTCTTCTTGTTCTTCTACGGCGTAGGAACAGGTAAATACGAAGAACAGAGCAAATGGAGAATGTTATTACCAGGTTACCAGTGAATTTAGATACCTCACCGTAgattaaaatgttttatcaaaatttttcttagatacatgtactgtaaataAATACCAGtagattgaaatgttttattaaaatctATCTTAGatactgtaaaataaatatctatttatagGCTTATTATTGAATTTTTGGTTTACGAATGAGGGCACAAAACAGTATATTTTCTATAAGTATATGATACACGTATTCGTTTGTATGGTGACTTATACTCCTTTCTTTGTCATTTAGGTTTAATTAATACCTGTTTCTGTATCATTTAGGTTTAACAAATACCTGTTTCTGTATCGTTTAGGTTTAACTAATACCTGTTTCTgtattgttataccccccgaacgaagttctgggggggtatataggaatcactctgtctgtccgtctgtctgtctccagatttgtgtccgggccataacttctttgttctttgacataggcataccatatttggcacacaggtggatcaccatgagacgatgtgttgggtaccttcatgacctctatatgacattgacccttgatcttaaggtcaaaattaaaggttttttacaatggattcgtgtctgggccataacttctttgttctttgacataggcataccatatttgacacatgagtgtatcaccatgagacaatgtgtcatgtaccttcatgacctccatatgaccttgacctcaaggtcaaaattaaacgtttttacaatggattcatgtcagggccataacttctttgttctttgacataggcataccatatttgacacatgagtgtatcaccatgagacgatgtgtcaagtaccttcatgacctccatatgaccttgacctcaaggtcaaaattaaacgtttttacaatggattcatgtcagggccataacttctttgttctttgacataggcataccatatttgacacatgagtgtatcaccatgagacgatgtgtcaagtaccttcatgacctccatatgaccttgacctcaaggtcaaaattaaacgtttttacaatggattcatgtcagggccatgacttctttgttctttgacataggcataccatatttgacacatgagtgtatcaccatgagatgatgtgtcaagtaccttcatgacctctatatgaccttgaactttaacctcaaggtcaaaattgattatagggttttgacatagtcataccataagacatgggtgtatcaccatgagactatgtgtcatgtacattcatgacccctttatgaccttgacctttgatctcaaggtcaaaattataggtttatgccatggatttgtgttcggactatatcttccattttcttctacaaaggcataccatatttttacactcaggaaagaggtaatttatacctattaacgacaccctttgggagattggggtaagcggggtgtattcttagtgagcattgctcacagtacatcttgtttagGTTTAACTAATACCTGTTTCTTTGTCGTTTAGGTTTGGCTAATGCCTGTTTCTGTATCATTTAGGTTTAACTAATACCTGTTTCTTTGTCGTTTAGGTTTAACTAATACCTGTTTCTGTATCGTTTAGGTTTAAATAATACCTGTTTCTGTATTGTTTAGGTTTGGCTAAATCAATACCTGTTTCTTTGTTGTTTAGGTTTGGCTAATGCCTGTTTCTTTGGTAATGGATTGGTGATGATTGGAATGTACTTTTCCAAATGGCGCTCCGTGGCGACAGGTCTAGCCCTAACTGGTGCCAGTGTGGGGACATTTATCATGCCTATCCTTCTGGAGGCTTTCCTAGAGAATTATTCTCTCTCAGGTGCCATTCTGATTGTGGCCGCCATATATCTCAATGGTTGTATTTGTGGAGCTCTATTTCGGCCCCTCTCATTCTATGCTGAAAAGAGTTCATCTGATCCAGAGCAAGTTCCGATCGCCAGGGAGAAACCTGAGGCCATTGAAAATGATGTAAAGCAGTTCGAGCCAGTAGAAATTCAGACTAAGGAAGGGGTCGATGTGGCAGGTGAAATAGGGGCTGGGGATGACGTGGAAAAGAGGCTCCTGTCTGAAAATGAGAAGGGGGAAGATACTGCAAATAAAGTCGCAAAACCAAAGGACATCCCAAAAAGACCTGTTTGGACTTTTCACATGTGTGGAAGAAAAATAACATTCCCAGCTTTATTCCAGTTTAGTGTTCTCAAATTGCCAGTGGTGCTGTTCTTCACTCTCTTCAGTTTCTTGGTGTTCGTAggatatttcaatttcattttatttttaccattGGATGCCAAGTCGCGTGGAATCACTAAATACGAAAACGCTGCACTGGTTTCCTACACGGGAGCAGGGGATCTATTGGGGAGGATCTTAGTGGGATTTGTAGGAGATCTAACAATCATCAAACGATACAAAATTCTGGCCACCTGTTCGATACTGTGTGGGGTTAACATCATGATGTTTGAGATTGCCGGTCAAGTGTATTGGTGGATGAGCATCCATGCTGCTCTGTATGGCTTTTTTGGAGGTTGCT
Coding sequences:
- the LOC125658286 gene encoding monocarboxylate transporter 12-B-like isoform X1, with the protein product MSGLPIDRGWAFVVVFAVFISSFIMVGIAKSFGIIMKELILHFQIRTATAALVMGISGAVYTITAPFCVALGELFTQRKVVLVGSTIGFVMVSLSSFLIRIEFFLFFYGVGTGLANACFFGNGLVMIGMYFSKWRSVATGLALTGASVGTFIMPILLEAFLENYSLSGAILIVAAIYLNGCICGALFRPLSFYAEKSSSDPEQVPIAREKPEAIENDVKQFEPVEIQTKEGVDVAGEIGAGDDVEKRLLSENEKGEDTANKVAKPKDIPKRPVWTFHMCGRKITFPALFQFSVLKLPVVLFFTLFSFLVFVGYFNFILFLPLDAKSRGITKYENAALVSYTGAGDLLGRILVGFVGDLTIIKRYKILATCSILCGVNIMMFEIAGQVYWWMSIHAALYGFFGGCFVAINTIVLIDMVGLQMLPKVLGVVLLIQGLGAAIGQPVEGKIRDVTDSFTALNIINSICMIAAGVLLFLYPLVKRFEERSTKQAENMEVQIQKEASD
- the LOC125658286 gene encoding monocarboxylate transporter 14-like isoform X2 codes for the protein MSGLPIDRGWAFVVVFAVFISSFIMVGIAKSFGIIMKELILHFQIRTATAALVMGISGAVYTITAPFCVALGELFTQRKVVLVGSTIGFVMVSLSSFLIRIEFFLFFYGVGTGLANACFFGNGLVMIGMYFSKWRSVATGLALTGASVGTFIMPILLEAFLENYSLSGAILIVAAIYLNGCICGALFRPLSFYAEKSSSDPEQVPIAREKPEAIENDVKQFEPVEIQTKEGVDVAGEIGAGDDVEKRLLSENEKGEDTANKVAKPKDIPKRPVWTFHMCGRKITFPALFQFSVLKLPVVLFFTLFSFLVFVGYFNFILFLPLDAKSRGITKYENAALVSYTGAGDLLGRILVGFVGDLTIIKRYKILATCSILCGVNIMMFEIAGQVYWWMSIHAALYGFFGGCFVAINTIVLIDMVGLQMLPKVLGVVLLIQGLGAAIGQPVEGMLYSDNDWQPCCTQTMTDNY